A genome region from Alistipes dispar includes the following:
- a CDS encoding glycoside hydrolase family 130 protein has translation MRYANNPILTPRDLAPSQESMKIECLLNPGVFRFDGKTWLLIRVAERPEQREGEISFPLLDDANRITVMRVPSSSPELDLSDPRVISYKGSDYLTTMSHLRLMSSTDGVRFAEEPGYGPIFGSDAYESYGIEDCRVTLLEGTYYLTYTAVSANGVAVRMRSTTDWKRFTDYGLVLPPHNKDCTLFDERIGDLYYMLHRPSSPEIGGNYIWIAESRDLRHWGNHRCVARTRKGMWDSARIGAGCAPIRTGEGWLMIYHGADGDNRYCLGAMLLDAADPSKVLARSDRPIMEPSAPYELTGFFGNVIFTNGHIVEGDRIVMYYGASDEVICRADLSVREILESLK, from the coding sequence ATGCGTTACGCGAACAACCCGATTCTGACACCCCGCGACCTTGCGCCGAGTCAGGAGTCCATGAAGATCGAATGTCTGCTCAATCCGGGCGTTTTCCGCTTCGACGGAAAGACCTGGCTGCTGATCCGGGTCGCCGAGCGGCCCGAACAGCGCGAGGGCGAGATCAGCTTCCCGCTGCTCGACGACGCGAACCGGATTACGGTCATGCGCGTGCCCTCCTCCTCGCCGGAGCTGGACCTGTCGGATCCGCGGGTCATCAGCTACAAGGGCAGCGATTACCTTACGACCATGTCCCACCTGCGGCTCATGAGCAGCACGGACGGCGTCCGTTTTGCCGAAGAGCCGGGCTACGGGCCGATCTTCGGCAGCGACGCCTACGAGTCCTACGGCATCGAGGACTGCCGCGTCACGCTGCTCGAAGGGACGTATTACCTGACCTATACCGCGGTGTCGGCCAACGGCGTGGCCGTGCGGATGCGCAGCACGACGGACTGGAAGCGTTTCACCGACTACGGGCTGGTGCTGCCTCCCCACAACAAGGACTGCACGCTTTTCGACGAGCGGATCGGAGACCTATATTATATGCTCCACCGTCCGAGCAGCCCCGAGATCGGCGGCAATTACATCTGGATCGCCGAGAGCCGCGACCTGCGCCACTGGGGCAACCACCGCTGCGTGGCCCGCACGCGCAAGGGAATGTGGGACAGCGCGCGCATCGGGGCGGGCTGCGCCCCGATACGGACCGGCGAGGGGTGGCTCATGATCTACCACGGCGCCGACGGCGACAACCGCTACTGCCTCGGGGCCATGCTGCTCGACGCGGCGGACCCCTCGAAGGTGCTCGCACGCAGCGACCGGCCGATCATGGAGCCGTCGGCCCCCTACGAGCTGACGGGGTTCTTCGGAAACGTCATCTTCACCAACGGCCACATCGTCGAGGGCGACCGCATCGTCATGTACTACGGCGCGTCGGACGAGGTGATCTGCCGGGCCGACCTCTCGGTGCGGGAGATTCTGGAATCGCTGAAATAG
- a CDS encoding GxGYxYP domain-containing protein produces MKSSLTHCFGSLLCLLALAGCQGGDACCGGVRSTALDVDLTNRLYPKVKTPTRSLVVVDLQNDNIEGQVAAIGLQGIVNRDSEQKVYVMNSRCKDNHGGWKIGPTAMAQMGQFWLDRVLTDIPQETLTLDKTKTNPAFTAMVERYKDKIKGVVIYDPNLVQATIEAATTIAAQTDGLIVSPALYEQVKPYGFPVIQDLRGKFRSNIECVDWLVENYFDSACHDVAFTWSHMTLDFEESWGAANKDYVVANRLFTYFLDIQIPEECHYYENIVKRYPAGTQIMGWTDELKADKLFADYGYVMIPFISVENMTVMSSFPSVQGTPIEPKAYEADPNTTYVAMLVADGDNLLHTMIYEPYTIEESEHFGDVPLTWVINPGIVDLAPRVFTWYDKVLKEAGQEMAAMMGDGSPNTDRYSGFSFYCALTRHYLDQAGILTMKQMIDGESVAWNVQPYCVEGGYAGTDWRGIESHEYHMDGNTFHIGTTNSRPEYLDKALARTPEGEPYFLSVMIGTASEDAATYATEVKKYLESRNDGRKYVFVRTADLAATYRAYKGLPIK; encoded by the coding sequence ATGAAAAGCTCTCTGACTCACTGCTTCGGTTCGCTGCTTTGCCTGCTGGCGCTGGCCGGCTGCCAGGGCGGCGATGCGTGCTGCGGCGGCGTCCGTTCGACGGCGCTCGACGTCGATCTGACCAACCGTCTCTATCCCAAGGTGAAGACCCCGACCCGATCGCTCGTGGTGGTGGACCTTCAGAACGACAATATCGAAGGCCAGGTGGCGGCCATCGGCTTGCAGGGCATCGTCAATCGCGACAGCGAACAGAAGGTGTACGTGATGAACAGCCGCTGCAAGGATAACCACGGCGGCTGGAAGATCGGCCCGACGGCGATGGCGCAGATGGGGCAGTTCTGGCTCGACCGCGTGCTGACGGACATCCCGCAGGAGACGCTGACGCTGGACAAGACGAAGACCAACCCCGCTTTCACGGCGATGGTGGAGCGTTACAAGGACAAGATCAAGGGCGTGGTCATCTACGACCCGAATCTCGTGCAGGCCACGATCGAGGCCGCGACGACGATCGCCGCGCAGACCGACGGCCTGATCGTCTCGCCGGCGCTCTACGAGCAGGTGAAACCCTACGGATTCCCCGTGATCCAGGACCTGCGCGGCAAGTTCCGCAGCAACATCGAGTGCGTGGACTGGCTCGTGGAGAACTACTTCGACTCGGCCTGCCACGACGTGGCCTTCACCTGGTCGCACATGACCCTCGACTTCGAGGAGAGCTGGGGCGCCGCCAACAAGGACTACGTGGTGGCCAACCGCCTGTTCACCTACTTCCTCGACATCCAGATTCCCGAGGAGTGCCACTACTACGAGAACATCGTGAAGCGTTACCCCGCCGGCACGCAGATCATGGGCTGGACCGACGAGCTGAAGGCCGACAAGCTCTTCGCCGACTACGGCTACGTGATGATTCCCTTCATCTCGGTGGAGAACATGACCGTCATGTCGTCGTTCCCCTCGGTGCAGGGCACGCCCATCGAGCCGAAGGCCTACGAGGCCGATCCCAACACGACCTATGTGGCGATGCTGGTGGCCGACGGCGACAACCTGCTGCATACGATGATCTATGAGCCCTATACGATCGAGGAGTCGGAGCACTTCGGCGACGTGCCCCTGACGTGGGTCATCAATCCGGGCATCGTCGATCTCGCGCCGCGCGTCTTCACGTGGTACGACAAGGTGCTCAAGGAGGCCGGACAGGAGATGGCCGCCATGATGGGCGACGGCTCGCCCAACACGGACCGTTACAGCGGCTTCTCGTTCTACTGCGCGCTGACGCGCCACTACCTCGACCAGGCAGGCATTCTGACCATGAAGCAGATGATCGACGGCGAGTCGGTGGCCTGGAACGTACAGCCCTACTGCGTCGAGGGCGGTTATGCCGGCACGGACTGGCGCGGCATCGAGTCGCACGAGTACCACATGGACGGCAATACCTTCCATATCGGCACGACCAACTCGCGTCCCGAGTACCTCGACAAGGCGCTGGCCCGCACGCCCGAAGGGGAGCCGTACTTCCTCTCGGTGATGATCGGGACGGCCAGCGAGGACGCTGCGACCTATGCCACGGAGGTGAAGAAGTACCTCGAGTCGCGCAACGACGGCCGCAAGTACGTCTTCGTGCGCACGGCCGATCTGGCCGCCACCTACCGCGCCTACAAAGGACTTCCGATCAAGTAG